One window of Botrimarina mediterranea genomic DNA carries:
- a CDS encoding PhoH family protein encodes MSTSPSTADSQRMIEATIPVSGPEETVLLFGVGDEHLKKVRQRAPAKIATRNGRIHLSGDEQAVMQATAIFEKLKAAVSREGALTGDRVDEIVAQVTGERPAINGAEVVIQQPGITIRPRTDGQNTYLKAIREHDCVFCIGPAGTGKTYLAVAAAVEALRAKQIRKIVLVRPAVEAGESLGYLPGDLQAKIHPYLRPLLDALGEMMDYDQLKRYTSEDIIEVAPLAYMRGRTLNNAFIIMDEGQNTTVPQMKMFLTRMGAKSKVVVTGDATQVDLPPHTRSGLADAVERLDGIEGIACVRLQTTDIVRHRLVSLIVNAYEKGEKR; translated from the coding sequence ATGTCGACGAGCCCCTCCACGGCCGATTCCCAACGGATGATCGAAGCGACAATTCCCGTCAGCGGTCCGGAAGAGACCGTTCTCCTATTTGGCGTCGGCGACGAGCACCTCAAGAAGGTGCGTCAACGCGCCCCTGCCAAGATCGCCACGCGCAACGGCCGCATCCACCTGTCCGGTGACGAGCAGGCGGTGATGCAGGCGACTGCGATCTTCGAGAAGCTCAAGGCAGCCGTCAGCCGCGAGGGCGCCCTCACGGGCGATCGCGTCGACGAGATCGTCGCGCAGGTGACCGGCGAACGCCCCGCGATCAACGGCGCCGAGGTCGTCATCCAGCAGCCGGGCATCACGATCCGCCCGCGCACCGACGGCCAGAACACCTACCTCAAGGCGATCCGCGAACACGACTGCGTCTTCTGCATCGGCCCCGCGGGCACCGGCAAGACGTACCTCGCTGTTGCCGCGGCTGTCGAAGCGCTCCGCGCCAAGCAGATCCGTAAGATCGTGCTGGTGCGCCCGGCGGTCGAAGCGGGTGAGAGCCTCGGTTACTTGCCCGGCGACCTGCAAGCGAAGATCCACCCCTATCTCCGCCCGCTGCTCGACGCGCTGGGCGAGATGATGGACTACGACCAACTGAAACGCTACACGAGCGAGGACATCATCGAGGTGGCGCCGCTCGCTTACATGCGCGGCCGGACGCTCAACAACGCGTTTATCATCATGGACGAGGGGCAGAACACCACCGTCCCGCAGATGAAGATGTTCCTCACCCGCATGGGCGCGAAGTCGAAAGTCGTCGTCACCGGCGACGCCACGCAGGTCGACCTGCCGCCGCACACCCGTAGCGGACTGGCCGACGCGGTCGAGCGACTCGACGGCATCGAGGGGATCGCCTGCGTCCGCTTGCAAACCACCGACATTGTCCGGCACCGACTGGTGTCCCTGATCGTCAACGCCTACGAGAAAGGGGAGAAGCGGTAA